The following are encoded together in the Juglans microcarpa x Juglans regia isolate MS1-56 chromosome 2D, Jm3101_v1.0, whole genome shotgun sequence genome:
- the LOC121248680 gene encoding uncharacterized protein LOC121248680 — protein MPIWQESYRSAIISPPFNIPSESATRFEPNSIAILNLNCCKRPFHRTLSLSLPSMAEYEPYHQTHNHHQQQHHQAIPKETAFQALNTIIQLHFEKTLEKKRSIDLQKKELHKLFQLFFIFLGIVFLSQSQSPRLQCRHCWIPITILSLSHLIFYVSVAQTLRCINGFKYQRRCHKLTLGLATEKLREMKMKISATGGEQFDGVGDDEFEIHYQEPPESYFGKFKRNWALHFGFLILIYGFMVSSSVVLLCF, from the coding sequence ATGCCAATATGGCAAGAAAGTTACCGGAGTGCCATCATTTCACCTCCCTTTAATATCCCGAGTGAAAGTGCAACGAGATTTGAGCCAAACTCCATTGCCATTCTGAACTTAAACTGCTGTAAACGCCCCTTTCACCgaactctctcactctctctaccATCAATGGCGGAGTACGAACCCTACCACCAAACCCACAACCATCACCAGCAACAACACCACCAAGCAATCCCGAAAGAGACAGCCTTCCAGGCCCTTAACACCATAATCCAGCTACACTTCGAGAAGACCCTGGAGAAGAAGCGCTCCATAGACCTCCAAAAGAAGGAGCTCCACAAGCTCTTCCagctcttcttcatcttcttgggCATCGTCTTTCTCTCCCAATCCCAGTCCCCTCGCCTCCAATGCCGCCATTGCTGGATCCCCATCACcatcctctccctctcccatcTCATCTTCTACGTCTCAGTGGCCCAGACCCTCAGGTGCATCAACGGGTTCAAGTACCAGAGGCGCTGCCATAAGCTCACTCTTGGGCTGGCCACCGAGAAGCTCagggagatgaagatgaaaataagCGCCACCGGGGGCGAGCAGTTCGACGGGGTTGGGGACGATGAGTTTGAGATTCATTACCAAGAGCCTCCCGAGAGTTACTTTGGTAAGTTCAAGAGGAACTGGGCTTTGCATTTTGGGTTCTTGATCTTGATCTATGGGTTTATGGTCTCATCCTCTGTTGTCCTCCTCTGTTTTTAG
- the LOC121250043 gene encoding trihelix transcription factor DF1-like codes for MSGISNLPENPVTSAAVDRGNEECGVSALVSVGSGDEERVGSEEGDRNWSGSRWSRQESLALLEIRSDMDDTFRDSSTKAPLWEAVSRKLAEFGYTRSAKKCKEKFENIYKYHKRTKEVRSGRSNGKNYRFFEQLEALDSNPQLPSPSPYQEKVQASLAETGGIVVNTAEPTNAIQNSVQHSIMFVDNSTPSTSSSLKELEGMRKKKKKKKKLTEYFEGLMKEVVEKQEILQRKLIEALDKCERDRMAREEAWRTEELDRIKREREILVQERSITAAKDAAVLAFLKQFSEQASSVQLPQESTMVSMPVEKVVEGQDNSHGGDVTGQGKHNGGKVLDNQEDNSCVYNLEKQENGNRGNSVQKSSARWPKDEVDALIRLRTNLDYQYQENGPKASLWEETSIAMKKIGYDRSAKRCKEKWENINKYFKRVKESNKKRPEDSKTCPYFHQLDALYTGKTTKVEKSTNSGNELKPEELLMHIMNGQEEQQRTESVTEDGDRENADQIQVDKEDEDGDGYQVVASDPSSTATVG; via the exons ATGTCGGGAATCTCGAATTTACCGGAAAATCCAGTAACTTCCGCCGCCGTTGACCGGGGGAACGAGGAGTGTGGTGTTTCGGCGTTGGTTTCGGTTGGGTCCGGGGATGAAGAGAGAGTGGGAAGTGAAGAGGGTGACCGGAACTGGTCTGGTAGCCGGTGGTCGAGGCAAGAGTCTCTGGCTTTGCTCGAGATAAGGTCTGACATGGACGATACCTTCAGGGACTCTTCCACCAAGGCTCCTCTCTGGGAAGCGGTTTCCAG GAAATTAGCGGAGTTTGGATATACTCGAAGCGCCAAGAAGTGCAAGGAGAAGTTTGAGAACATATACAAGTACCACAAGAGGACCAAAGAAGTTCGGTCGGGCCGATCCAATGGCAAGAATTATCGGTTTTTCGAGCAGTTAGAGGCTTTAGATAGCAACCCACAacttccttctccttctccttacCAAGAAAAGGTCCAGGCTTCTTTGGCAGAAACGGGGGGGATAGTGGTGAATACTGCGGAGCCAACTAATGCTATCCAAAATTCAGTTCAGCATTCTATCATGTTCGTGGATAACTCCACTCCGTCCACATCTTCATCCCTTAAGGAGTTGGAAggcatgaggaagaagaagaagaagaagaagaaattgacCGAGTATTTTGAGGGATTAATGAAGGAGGTTGTCGAGAAACAGGAGATCTTGCAGAGGAAACTTATAGAGGCATTGGATAAGTGTGAGCGAGATCGAATGGCAAGAGAAGAAGCATGGAGGACGGAAGAATTAGATAGAATTAAGAGAGAGCGTGAAATTCTGGTTCAAGAAAGATCGATTACAGCAGCGAAGGATGCTGCCGTTCTTGCCTTCTTGAAGCAATTTTCTGAGCAGGCGAGCTCGGTGCAATTGCCCCAGGAGTCAACAATGGTCTCAATGCCAGTGGAGAAAGTTGTGGAAGGGCAAGACAATAGTCATGGTGGAGATGTTACGGGGCAAGGAAAACATAATGGTGGGAAGGTTTTGGACAATCAAGAGGATAACAGTTGTGTATATAATTTGGAGAAGCAAGAAAATGGCAATCGTGGGAATTCTGTTCAGAAGAGCTCGGCGCGATGGCCTAAAGATGAAGTTGACGCTTTGATTAGGCTGAGGACTAACCTTGATTATCAGTATCAAGAAAATGGGCCCAAAGCATCTCTATGGGAGGAGACATCAATTGCAATGAAAAAGATTGGTTATGATCGGAGTGCAAAGAGGTGTAAAGAGAAGTGGGAGAATATAAACAAGTACTTCAAGAGGGTAAAAGAAAGCAACAAGAAAAGGCCTGAGGACTCAAAGACCTGTCCTTATTTTCACCAGCTTGATGCTTTATACACTGGGAAGACTACGAAGGTTGAAAAATCAACTAATTCTGGCAATGAGTTGAAGCCTGAGGAGCTTTTGATGCACATTATGAATGGACAAGAAGAGCAACAGAGGACGGAATCGGTAACGGAGGACGGTGATAGAGAGAATGCTGATCAGATTCAAGTAGATAAGGAAGATGAAGATGGGGATGGCTATCAGGTTGTAGCAAGTGATCCTTCTTCAACGGCAACTGTGGGTTGA